The Candidatus Tanganyikabacteria bacterium genome includes a region encoding these proteins:
- a CDS encoding HD domain-containing protein has protein sequence MPNPRKPAAGSARKQAAPPPPAREERSLAVRREAKAAFERVLSEWRELGKLDLPAVRRIVEEYVLLVPGDAKQAPPDLRVTGEYALAHPLNMLGYCLQVGKAMGYSGNDLRALGAAALLHDFGKEIPESHPDREALARLDDHCRTGNRLLVELCPGMPREVAEAVRDHHERTDGRGPMGSKKASDLAAIIAMCDVFDSRVTHHPFRGATSPHVSFRLTVNQGAGFPREVVDAFCAAIVPYPLGAPVFLVDGRRGEVVEVDPDNATTPIVLIDGERADLREDPGNRVCDLVRGALPI, from the coding sequence GTGCCTAATCCCAGGAAACCCGCCGCCGGTTCCGCCAGGAAGCAGGCGGCGCCGCCGCCGCCCGCTCGCGAGGAGCGGTCCCTGGCCGTGCGCCGGGAGGCCAAGGCCGCCTTCGAGCGGGTCCTCTCGGAGTGGCGCGAACTGGGTAAACTCGACCTGCCAGCCGTGCGGCGCATCGTGGAGGAGTACGTCCTGCTGGTGCCCGGCGATGCGAAGCAGGCACCCCCGGACCTGCGCGTGACCGGAGAGTATGCCCTGGCGCATCCGCTGAACATGCTCGGCTACTGCCTCCAGGTGGGCAAGGCCATGGGCTACTCCGGCAACGACCTGCGCGCGCTGGGCGCCGCGGCGTTGCTGCACGATTTCGGCAAGGAGATTCCGGAGAGCCATCCGGACCGGGAGGCGCTGGCGCGCCTGGACGATCATTGCCGCACCGGCAATCGGCTGCTCGTCGAACTCTGCCCCGGCATGCCCCGGGAAGTAGCCGAGGCGGTGCGCGACCATCACGAGCGCACGGACGGCCGCGGCCCCATGGGCAGCAAGAAGGCGTCCGACCTGGCGGCGATCATCGCGATGTGCGACGTCTTCGACTCGCGGGTGACCCACCATCCCTTCCGCGGGGCCACGTCGCCCCACGTGTCGTTCCGTCTGACCGTCAACCAGGGCGCCGGCTTCCCCAGGGAAGTGGTGGACGCCTTCTGTGCCGCGATCGTCCCCTATCCGCTCGGCGCCCCGGTCTTCCTGGTCGACGGCCGTCGCGGCGAGGTGGTGGAGGTCGATCCCGACAACGCCACGACGCCCATCGTGCTCATCGACGGCGAGCGCGCGGATCTGCGCGAGGATCCCGGGAACCGCGTCTGCGACCTGGTGCGGGGCGCGCTGCCGATCTAG